Within the Fusobacterium sp. genome, the region AGATAAAAAAGCTTTGTAAAAGTTTGATAAATTCTATTTATAAACATATAAAAATATTTTCTTAGTTTTGAAAAAAATTGAAATTAATTTCTTTAATAAATTTTGCAGTAAAAATAATATCCTAGCCATTGAATAATTATAAAAAATGAAGTAAATAATATTTAGAATATGTAATTTAATAAAATAAAAGTATTGACATAAAAATAGTAAAGTACTATAATTATATTGTGCATATGCACAATAAAGGAGGTCGTATGCCTAGAGGAAAGAAAAGAAGATGCTGTAGAGTATTGGAAAATGAAACTGTATTTAAACCAGCAGGAATTCCATTGTCAGAATTAGAAATAATAGAATTGGAACTAGATGAATTAGAAGCAGTGAGATTATCTGATTATGAAGGGAAAAGTCAGATAGAAACAGGAGAAATAATGAATGTGTCAAGGGGAACAATACAAAGATTATTAACTTCTGGAAGAAAAAAGATACTGGATAGTTTTTTAAATTCAAAAGCAATAAAATTAAAAAATACATATTCAAGCTATAAAGATGAAAAAATAAAAAATGGAGATGATGAAAATGAGTAATGAAATTTTTAAAGTTGGGTTTTCAACAAATGATGGAGCAATACTTGAAGGGCATTTTGGACATTGTAAAAAATTTGCTCTATATACTATTGAAAAAGGAAAAGCTGTAAATAAAGAAATTATAGATGCACCTGAGCATACACATGGAGCATTTCCTAAGTTTATGATTGAGCAAAAAGTAAATGTGGTTATTACTGGAGGAATGGGACAAAAAGCAATGGATACATTAAAGGCTGGTAAGATAGAAGTTATACTTGGTGCAAGTGGGAAAATTGAGGATATATTAAAAGCTTATCTTGAAGGAAATCTGGTTTCAGATGGAGCAGTGTGTGCTCATGAACATCACGAACATCATGGAGAGCATAACTGCAAGCATT harbors:
- a CDS encoding DUF134 domain-containing protein; translation: MPRGKKRRCCRVLENETVFKPAGIPLSELEIIELELDELEAVRLSDYEGKSQIETGEIMNVSRGTIQRLLTSGRKKILDSFLNSKAIKLKNTYSSYKDEKIKNGDDENE
- a CDS encoding NifB/NifX family molybdenum-iron cluster-binding protein, with protein sequence MSNEIFKVGFSTNDGAILEGHFGHCKKFALYTIEKGKAVNKEIIDAPEHTHGAFPKFMIEQKVNVVITGGMGQKAMDTLKAGKIEVILGASGKIEDILKAYLEGNLVSDGAVCAHEHHEHHGEHNCKH